One region of Arvicola amphibius chromosome 3, mArvAmp1.2, whole genome shotgun sequence genomic DNA includes:
- the Wdr6 gene encoding WD repeat-containing protein 6, producing MEALRDFIWPRATSELILLSVTGLECVGDRLLAGEGPDLLVYNLDLGGHLRMLKRVQNLLGHYLIHGFRVRPEPKGDLDSEAMIAAFGSKGLRIVKVSWGQSHLRELWRSSLWNMPDWIWDARWLEGNIALALGHNSVVLYDPVIGCVLQDVHCTDRCTLSSACLIGDTWKELTIVAGAVSKELLVWYPATALTDGKPVAPDQRVSGHMGVIFSMSYLESKGLLATASEDRSVRIWKVGDLRVPGGQVQHIGHCFGHNARVWQVKLLENYLISAGEDCVCLVWNHEGEILQAFRGHRGRGIRAIATHEKQAWVITGGDDSGIRLWHLVGRGYPGLGVSALSFKSPSRPGALKAVTLAGSWRVLAVTDVGALYLYDLEVKCWEPLLEDNRFQSYCLLEAAPGPEGFGLCALANGEGLVKVVPINTPTAAVDKNLFRGKVHSLSWALRGYEELLLLASGPGGVVACLEISAAPTGKAIFVKERCRYLLPPSRQRWHTCSAFLPPGDFLVCGDRRGSVLLFPARPCLFKNPRAGIKAITAAEAPGTEGGSSGSEKVVTGLVPVSTLRSLHGKQGVTSITCGGGYVFSTGRDGSYFQLFVHGGQLHPVLRQKCCRGMNWVAGLRMVPDGSMVILGFHANEFIVWNPRSHEKLHIVNCGGGHRSWAFSDTESAMAFAYLKDGEVMLYRALGGCIRPNIILREGLHGREITCVKRVGTVTLGPEFDIFNLPEYMEPGSEGPGFIDIVITSSEDTTVCVLALPTTTGSAHALSSVCNHISSVRALAVWGIGHPGGPGDSRPGLTANVVSAGARAEMHCFSLMITPDPSSPSRLACHVLHLSSHRLAEYWDRQRNRHRIVKVDPETRYMSLAICEFDSDKPGRGPLVAAACSDGAVRLFLLEDSGRILHLLAESFHHKRCVLKVHSFTHEAPNQRRRLILCSAATDGSLAFWDLTTAMDRGSTALGSPAHPGLPYQLGTPCLTVQAHSCGVNSLDTLHTPEGHHLVASGSEDGSLHVFNLAVKMPELEEADGEAELVPQLCVLEEYSVSGAHAAHVTGIKVLSPSLMVSASIDQRLTFWRLGQGEPIFMNSTVYHVPDVADMDCWPVSPEFGHRCALAGQGLEVYNWYD from the exons ATGGAGGCTCTCCGGGACTTCATCTGGCCGCGGGCAACCTCGGAGCTCATACTCCTCTCGGTCACGGGTCTGGAGTGCGTTGGGGACCGGCTGCTGGCGG GTGAGGGGCCTGACTTACTGGTATACAACCTGGACCTTGGTGGGCATCTCCGGATGTTGAAGCGAGTGCAGAACCTGCTTGGCCACTATCTTATCCATGGGTTCCGAGTGCGACCAGAGCCCAAAGGAGACCTTGACTCTGAGGCCATGATAGCTGCGTTTGGGAGTAAGGGACTCAGAATTGTGAAAGTTAGCTGGGGTCAAAGCCATCTTCGAGAACTCTGGCGCTCTAGTCTGTGGAACATGCCCGACTGGATCTGGGATGCACGCTGGCTCGAGGGCAATATAGCCCTGGCCCTGGGCCACAACTCAGTGGTGCTGTATGACCCAGTGATAGGGTGCGTGCTGCAGGACGTCCACTGCACAGACAGGTGCACTCTCTCCTCAGCCTGCCTGATTGGAGACACTTGGAAGGAGCTGACCATAGTGGCAGGTGCGGTTTCCAAGGAGCTCCTGGTCTGGTATCCAGCAACTGCATTAACAGATGGCAAACCTGTGGCACCTGACCAGCGGGTCAGTGGACACATGGGTGTCATCTTCAGCATGTCCTACCTGGAGAGCAAGGGCCTGCTGGCAACTGCCTCTGAAGATCGAAGTGTCCGTATCTGGAAGGTGGGCGACCTCCGGGTGCCTGGGGGTCAGGTGCAGCATATTGGTCACTGCTTTGGACATAATGCACGTGTGTGGCAGGTGAAGCTCTTAGAGAATTATCTTATTAGTGCAGGCGAGGACTGTGTCTGCTTGGTGTGGAATCACGAAGGTGAGATCCTGCAAGCCTTTCGGGGCCACCGGGGCCGTGGGATCCGAGCCATTGCTACTCATGAGAAGCAAGCCTGGGTGATCACTGGGGGTGATGACTCAGGCATACGACTCTGGCACCTGGTAGGTCGTGGATACCCAGGCTTGGGTGTCTCAGCTCTGTCCTTCAAGTCCCCTAGCCGGCCAGGTGCCCTCAAGGCTGTGACTCTGGCTGGTTCTTGGCGAGTACTGGCAGTGACCGATGTAGGGGCCCTGTACCTCTATGACCTTGAGGTCAAATGCTGGGAGCCGCTACTGGAAGACAACCGATTTCAGTCTTACTGCCTGCTGGAAGCAGCACCTGGGCCTGAGGGCTTTGGACTCTGTGCCTTGGCCAATGGGGAGGGTCTTGTCAAGGTGGTCCCCATCAACACTCCCACTGCTGCTGTGGACAAGAACCTGTTCCGCGGGAAGGTTCACAGCCTGAGCTGGGCCCTCCGTGGCTATGAGGAGCTTCTGCTGTTGGCATCAGGCCCTGGTGGGGTAGTAGCTTGCTTGGAGATCTCAGCTGCACCCACCGGCAAGGCCATTTTTGTCAAGGAACGTTGCCGGTACCTGCTTCCCCCAAGCAGGCAGAGATGGCACACATGTAGTGCCTTCCTGCCCCCAGGTGACTTCCTGGTGTGTGGGGACCGCCGTGGCTCTGTGTTGCTATTCCCTGCCAGACCATGTCTGTTCAAAAATCCTCGGGCTGGAATCAAGGCTATTACTGCAGCTGAGGCACCTGGAACTGAGGGTGGCAGCAGTGGGTCTGAGAAAGTTGTCACAGGGTTAGTCCCGGTATCCACCCTCCGTTCTCTGCATGGGAAACAGGGTGTGACCTCAATTACCTGCGGCGGTGGCTATGTATTCAGCACAGGCCGCGATGGCAGCTACTTCCAGCTCTTTGTTCATGGTGGCCAGCTCCACCCAGTCCTAAGGCAGAAATGCTGTCGAGGCATGAATTGGGTAGCTGGGCTTCGCATGGTGCCTGATGGAAGCATGGTCATCTTGGGTTTCCATGCCAATGAATTTATAGTGTGGAACCCCCGGTCCCATGAGAAGCTGCATATCGTCAACTGCGGTGGGGGGCACCGCTCCTGGGCCTTTTCTGATACTGAGTCAGCCATGGCCTTTGCCTACCTTAAGGATGGCGAGGTCATGCTCTATCGGGCTCTAGGTGGCTGTATTCGGCCAAATATTATTCTCCGAGAGGGTCTGCACGGCCGTGAAATCACATGCGTAAAGCGTGTGGGCACTGTAACCCTGGGCCCTGAATTTGACATATTCAACTTGCCCGAATACATGGAGCCTGGCAGTGAGGGGCCGGGCTTTATTGACATCGTGATCACATCCAGCGAGGACACTACTGTCTGTGTCCTAGCGCTTCCCACAACTACAGGCTCAGCACACGCACTCTCATCTGTGTGTAACCATATCTCTTCGGTGCGTGCTCTGGCAGTGTGGGGCATTGGCCATCCAGGTGGCCCAGGGGATTCTCGACCAGGCCTCACTGCTAATGTAGTGTCTGCAGGGGCTCGAGCCGAGATGCACTGCTTCAGCCTCATGATCACTCCTGACCCCAGCTCCCCAAGCCGCCTTGCCTGCCACGTCCTGCACCTTTCGTCCCACCGGCTAGCTGAGTACTGGGACCGGCAGCGCAACCGGCATCGGATAGTCAAAGTGGACCCTGAGACCAG GTATATGTCTCTTGCTATTTGTGAGTTTGATTCCGATAAGCCCGGCCGTGGCCCCCTTGTGGCTGCAGCCTGTAGTGATGGAGCAGTAAG GCTTTTTCTCTTGGAGGACTCTGGGCGGATTCTGCATCTCCTTGCTGAGTCTTTCCACCACAAGCGGTGTGTTCTCaaagtccattccttcacacATGAGGCACCTAACCAGCGGCG GAGGCTGATCCTGTGCAGTGCAGCTACAGATGGCAGCCTGGCCTTCTGGGATCTCACCACCGCCATGGACCGCGGCTCCACTGCCCTGGGATCCCCAGCACATCCTGGGCTTCCCTACC AGCTGGGCACTCCCTGCTTGACCGTCCAGGCCCATAGCTGTGGTGTCAACAGCCTAGACACCCTGCATACACCTGAAGGCCACCATCTTGTGGCCAGTGGCAGTGAGGATGGGTCCCTCCATGTCTTCAACCTTGCCGTGAAGATGCCAGAGCTGGAAGAGGCTGATGGGGAGGCTGAGCTGGTGCCACAGCTGTGTGTCCTAGAGGAATATTCTGTCTCTGGTGCACATGCTGCCCATGTGACAGGCATAAAGGTCCTAAGTCCCAGCCTCATGGTCTCAGCCTCCATAGACCAGCGGCTGACCTTCTGGCGTCTGGGGCAGGGTGAGCCCATTTTCATGAATAGCACTGTGTACCATGTGCCAGATGTGGCTGACATGGACTGCTGGCCTGTGAGCCCTG